GCTTGTGCAACCCTGAACTTAAAACTGACTGACTACTTCCAGTAAACTGAAGTTAAAAGGTAGCCACACTGGTTGGTCAAAGAGGAAACAAACTCAAGTTCCAGGTCCAGCATTGTGTAAAAGCAGCAAGATGACTAACATCGCTATGCCACTGTTTACTCATCCAGCTCTTCTGCTATTGTACAGCCACTGCCTAGGACCCCAATGTAAGAAGTGTGCCAAAACCTACCTCTTACAAttaaagagaagaggagaattAGATGGATATAGGCAGAAGGCACATATTAGACACATTACTGATCTGATTATGCTGTGACCTGAATGCTTCAACAACCTATGAACTCACTCTCACCCCTTCTCTCCACAGCTAGGGTATTCgtaaaaactcatttaaaaaacttCATGAAAATGCCCTGgaatttataataattttataatattaaataacTTCCTAGCTGCCACCTCACCTGCATGTTCCAATATGAAACATTCCCAAGTCTTTTATggtgtgttttttaaagacCATCTGAACAAGCcggcaaagagaagaaaattgagATCTCACAAAAGTGAGATCTGATTAATAGAGACATGTAGTTTATAAGTGTTGCTGCTGGCTCATGCCAAGAACATCACACATGCTGGCAAATGCTATGTTGGGAAGGAGAGAGTCTAAATTTGTACCTGGGAAACATGTTGGaagaactcagaaaaaaagcaactccCTGATGCACCTAAAACAAAGAGGCatcacaacaacaacaaagagcGTCCAGGTGTTTTGAAGAGCCAGTCTAGAGCTTTTGAGATGCATTTGTGACAGCTGGAACTCACTAAGCCTCAAACGCTGCATATGCCACTCTTGTCCTGCTATGTCCAGGCCATAGCTGCTTGGGCAGGCCATAGTTTAGGCCCTTATACAGCTGCAGTCGAATGCCTCAGACTTTTGCTCATCCAACAGAATTTAAACAAGGAGCATTTTATCCACAGAGCACAAAAACTGCATAACTCGCTGCCATCACATGCTATAAAGGACAAAGTCCAGGCAGAACTATTAAAAGGCAATGACAGCAACTACCCTGCAGCTCAGGAGATCCTAAGTCTCAGACTGCCAAGCAGTGCTCAACTGAAGGATCTCTACCCTTTTATCCCCTTCCCCTTAGCAATTGCTACAGTCACCAGTAAAAGACAAACAAGCTGGACTGACTTCCCCTCTGATAAACAGCTATTCTAACTTGCGACTTGCATGAAGCAAGTCTCTCCCACATACACTCCCCACCCCATAAACAGATGGGAAACTGCAGCATTTAAACGAGGCTGACTGGAAagctggggcagagcaaagTGAACAGGGGCTCCCGAGTCCAAGGCTGGCCTATCAATTGGAATACTTCAAAACCAGGCTCTGAATCTTACATACGTGAAGAATGATTAAATGGAAAAGTTTTAAACACTTTACAAAGAAATGCCCATCTGCATCTTATCTGAGCAGCATTCTagcctcccccctccaaaaagAAAGCACTAGATGACTCACCTGTCAGAATAGTCTGGAACGCAGCTTCCACATTTGTAGAGTCTAAAGCAGATGTTTCGATAAACGACAGACCGTTCTTCTCTGTGTGGACAGAAATACTATAATTAGAGGGGAGTGCCACACATCTATCCCCCCATCTGGAAGAAGTTCTGTATCAAACTGTGTGTTCTTCCTGGTAAGAAGCATAGGTACCAAGAAAAAGCATTAGAAGTTTTAGGGTTTCCCCTTACGTGATCTGAAAGCAATGCCACCCAAGGGAACAGCAGAATTTACGCTCACCCGAGGCACAGGGATCAGTTCAGTGCTATGTTACTTTGATGCACATCTTCATGCATCACTGAAATGGAGAATTTACAGCACTTTCAGGAAATGTGAGAGGAAGCTTCCCAGATGGAGAATTTCTAGCACTTTCAGGAAATGTGTGAGGAAGCTTCCCAGATTATCTTTAACCTCATCAAGATTCACCACCTCCCACCTACTTAAATAAAGTCCTGCGTCACAGCAAATGTCTTGAACTACTCTCTTTTGTACAGCTTCAGCACGAGAGGCTCAGTAAGCAGGAAACTGTGGTGTCTGAGTTGCATGAAAGCTCCAGGCTCCTCCCCAGATTGGTTGTCCCTGGCCTTTAACCCCATGCGGCAAGACGCTCGGGATCCTTGAGCTTAGGTGACGTAAGGACGCACACTGCAGTGAGGAAACATCCGTCTCAGTCCCATAAGAGGGCTAAGAAACAGAAGGGCAACAAGATTCGGATTTCGCTTCTAAGAGCTCTGAAGAGTTGTGTTTCTCAGCCTTTCACCTTCACCAGTAGTTAATCAAAAGCACAAtgtgaaaaggtatttttaccAGCACATCATGGCAGCTTACTTGAGAGTTAGCCATATACAGGGGAATGACAGTCCTACATCTGCAGGCAGACAGCCTCATTGGCCATAAAAGCTGTACAAGCAGCTACAGATATCTTCAATGAAAGAAACTCGGCTATACTCTAGGATGAAAGAAATTTGCCCTGAAATGAGCTAGGATTTATCAAAACAGtaacttaaattattttcacaagGTTAGCTCTTAATCATGACAGGTAGAGACAGAATGCTAGTCTAATTAAAAAGTCACTTAACATCATATGCTCAGGGCTTGAGGTCAGCTGATACAAAGAAACATACAGATGGTGCAGGAGACTCAAACCTAAAGCCATAGCCGCAGTTTCTCTGAGAAAAGCGGTCCATAGGCATGAGCCTAAAGCTCAAGTTTAAAATCAGCTTGAAATTGCatcagcatttttgttttaccAGGCTTCCTTTTTGACTGAATAAAAGCAAGACAAACATTAGTATGTATCACTGAAGAACATTAACAGCAGCACTCTATCCCTCCTTCAGGAGGGCACATGCATCTCAGACGGACACTACACCAGATATGTAGATCCCCAGACAGCATTAAGAAATTACTTTGAGTTCACCAACCTGCAAAAGCTCTGGCCTCATCTGTAGGGACTGCTCTCAGGTGGCGCAAGTCACTCTTGTTTCCCACTAGCATGATTACAATATTGCTGTCAGCATGGTCTCTCAGCTCTTTCAACCATCGCTCTACATTCTCATAAGTAAGGTGCTTAGCAATGTCATAAACCAGCAATGCCCCTACAGCACCACGATAATACCTGTGAGTAAAAAGATGTGTTAGAAAATCATCAAGAAGCATCACAATTAAAATTGACTTACTGTGCAACAATGGGAAATAGCTACAACTAAGATACCAGCTTAAAAAGCATCCAAAGGTAGACTGTGTGGGACAGAAGCAGTTGAAGTACAGCATCGAGACTAGGTTATGTCATAGGACCACCAGAGCAGCTGGCACAGTTCAGGGTTTGGTGGGTAACTCAAATCCCATGCCTGGGGCAACACTGCTAAGTTATCCTGAGCCCCAGTAGGATCTGTGGGGAGCTACTGTCACCTTCAACCTCTGATCCAACTCCTGAAAATTCTCCCCTCCCACTCCTGCGGGTACCAGTAAGGGAACAGCCCATCGTGATACAGAAACTTTAAAGTGATTCATAGGATCAGAAGAACGTCAACCTGATCTATTTTCTTTATGCAAGGCTACAGCTAGTCTTCTTTCAGAACCAGAGAAGCACAGTTATGTATTCAAGAAACAGGCTGCATTCTCCCACACTTGATCACCTCCAGCTTTTGCCATGCTgctttttcaattaaataagCATGCAAAGTGAGCAGTCTTTCCTTACTGCTACATTAGTTTCTGGTTTTCAGTTACCACTGACAAAACCTCAATGAATACAAATATCACTTCATCAATTACTTGCATTTAAAGGAGTCTCTCAAAGGTGTTCTCGCACCCTGGGCCAGAAATACCTCCAGCTACATATTGTGAGAGCACTGAAAAGTAAATCAGTTTGTGCAGGCCTACACTATGTCAGCCTTCTAGACAGAAGGCTAAAATTCAGGCTTCTTCCCCCCCATAAGTTGTAGATATTAcatgataaaaaataaacatcccAAATATTTTGAGGAAGCAGAGAGGCCCATAAATTACATCCCTCCACAAAAGCTTCTCTCAGCAATACAGGCCATCACTTACGCTGACGTTATAGCTCGGTATCGTTCCTGCCCTGCTGTGTCCCATATCTGAGCCTTTATTGTCTTCCCATCAACTTGAATGCTCCTTGTTGCAAACTCCACTCCAATGGTGCTTTTGCTTTCCAAGTTAAACTCATTGCGAGTGAATCGAGACAGAAGATTACTCTTGCCTACTCCAGAGTCTCCAATAAGTACAACTACAGgacaaaaaaatgacattagAATCAGATGCAGGTCATACATTGATGACATACATATCATAAGTAATAAACATATTCATTTTCCagaatgaaacatgaaaaaatatagcaaaatttACCCCCTTGTCATGGGTCTACTGTCCAAGATTCGAGATTACTAGAGTATCAGAGTATCACATGCACCAGAATTTTGAATGCTCTAGACTTGACTCTTAGTCATATCTCAGTCTCCTTTGCCCAAAGCTGAAGGACATTCTTCCCCTAGAAAGAATATACACGGCTCACTGCAAAAGTCAGCACTTCATGAGACACAGTTTGGATTTCACATTCTTGTAATAATGCTAAACTAAAAGTCTGCTGAAGCTCATATCAGTTATCTATTTTGCTGAAGCAGAAGTCCAAAATGCAGAGCAAGATAGCAGGCTCTGCTCCCATTTTACACTCCTTGTGTCTTTGTAGAAGAGGTCCCACAACAGCACAGGAAAACTCACGACTGCAGAGAAATAACAGCCAAGAGTATCGTCACCCTGACAGAGTCTAGCAGGTAACTCAGCCACAGCACACTGCATTTCAAATGTCCTCTATTAGCGCTGTGACTTCTGGCTGCTTTAGGCCAGAGCCTGGAAGTGCTTTAAAACGAGGCTGGGGCTCTCATTTACGGCTCTGAACGAGAGCCACcgttcactctggctcagctTGACTCATCACAAGATCAGTGCCAAGTGACTAACTTGGAAGGACTCAGCTATACTTGACAAGAGATTGACAGATGGTTTAAAGtccaaaggggggggggggaagccatGATTCATCTTAACATCCTGTAATGCTGAGCTAGAAGGTAAAAGTTTAACCTAAAACTCACAACTAAGACACCAGAAGTTAAGCCACTAAATGAGACATATTGAGGCCGAAGCCACACGATCAGCAGCCTCTCAGGGTGCTCTTACACCCAGGGAAAGATTAAGGGCCTGAACTGataacaggagaagaaaatggagaagaaagaggatgaATAATATCCTAGAGAAGAAAGGCAATAACCTTCGTTAAGGTGGCTGTGAATCAAGGCCAGTCCAAGGAAAAGAGTCCACATTTGAGTTACAAAAATGTAGCAGGAGTGcttgtttcaaaaagaaaaaagaaacagtcacAGACATCGCTTTAAGATGCTGTGGTACAACGTTAAGAAAGCTGCCTGGTACAACAGATAAATGAGCGCAATGAGCAAATTTCAGTCACAGGAGAACCCCCACCAAGTCCCAGACTAGGAGAGCAAAAACTCCCATCTGCTGCAGCATCATACTGCAGCCTTCTGGACACCATCCTCTATTTAAATAATGCAAAGCAACCCCGGCAAATGGGATTTTCTTGACTGTAAGACCAGAGAAGCACCTATGAAGCTCCACCCACAAtatgaaaactgaagcaaatgcTAGCTTCAAATTGGTCTTATACTTCATCAAAACAA
The sequence above is a segment of the Rhea pennata isolate bPtePen1 chromosome 10, bPtePen1.pri, whole genome shotgun sequence genome. Coding sequences within it:
- the RAB11A gene encoding ras-related protein Rab-11A isoform X2, with protein sequence MGTRDDEYDYLFKVVLIGDSGVGKSNLLSRFTRNEFNLESKSTIGVEFATRSIQVDGKTIKAQIWDTAGQERYRAITSAYYRGAVGALLVYDIAKHLTYENVERWLKELRDHADSNIVIMLVGNKSDLRHLRAVPTDEARAFAALLWD
- the RAB11A gene encoding ras-related protein Rab-11A isoform X1 yields the protein MGTRDDEYDYLFKVVLIGDSGVGKSNLLSRFTRNEFNLESKSTIGVEFATRSIQVDGKTIKAQIWDTAGQERYRAITSAYYRGAVGALLVYDIAKHLTYENVERWLKELRDHADSNIVIMLVGNKSDLRHLRAVPTDEARAFAEKNGLSFIETSALDSTNVEAAFQTILTEIYRIVSQKQMSDRRENDMSPSNNVVPIHVPPTTENKPKMQCCQNI